A genomic stretch from Deltaproteobacteria bacterium includes:
- the tsaE gene encoding tRNA (adenosine(37)-N6)-threonylcarbamoyltransferase complex ATPase subunit type 1 TsaE codes for MRDCIRSYSEKQTRAWGERIGRRLVGGEILALQGNLGAGKTCLVKGIARGMGIDEEDVVSPTYTLIREIEGPLRLFHIDLYRLEDPDDLENIGFYDAFEKDAVTVIEWPDRFFEWLPEPYLLLELRRFSEEGRELEFRSRGDRFQGLIRALREDP; via the coding sequence ATGCGGGATTGCATACGGTCTTATTCCGAAAAGCAGACGCGGGCATGGGGAGAACGGATCGGGAGAAGACTTGTCGGAGGGGAGATCCTGGCCCTGCAGGGCAATCTGGGTGCCGGCAAGACCTGTCTGGTGAAAGGGATTGCCCGGGGGATGGGGATTGATGAAGAAGATGTGGTCAGCCCGACCTATACTCTGATTCGCGAGATTGAAGGTCCTTTGCGGTTGTTCCACATTGATCTCTACCGGCTTGAAGATCCTGATGACCTTGAGAATATCGGTTTTTATGATGCCTTTGAAAAGGATGCCGTTACGGTGATCGAGTGGCCGGACCGCTTTTTTGAATGGCTTCCGGAGCCTTATCTGCTGTTGGAACTGAGACGGTTTTCGGAAGAGGGGCGTGAATTGGAGTTTCGCTCCCGGGGAGATCGTTTCCAGGGTTTAATCAGGGCACTCCGGGAAGATCCGTAA